The Kordia sp. SMS9 DNA window CCAATTTTGTCACCTAACATCATTAAGGCGGATGCTTTTTGGAATCCGATGAGTCGTGGTAAGAAGAATGTTCCTGCGCTGTCTGGAATGAGTCCGATTTTACTAAATGCTTGAATGAAACTCACTTTTTCATGTGCTACTACAATGTCACATGCCAGCGCAATGTTTGCTCCAGCTCCAGCTGCCACACCGTTTATTGCTCCAATAATTGGTTTTTCAATGTTTCGAATTCGCTGAATGATAGGATTGTAGTGTTCTTCTAGTATTTTTTTGAATCCCGGGTTGAGTTCTGGATGTGTAACTTCTTTTAAGTCTTGTCCTGCGCAAAATGCTTTTCCTTCTCCCGTTAATACGATTGCGCGCACTTCGTCATTTTGTTCGCATTGATCTAGTGTATCTTGTAAACGCAATGCCATTTCACGATTGAAACTATTGAATACTTCAGGACGATTGAGCGTAATGTACGCTACGTTATTTTGAATGGTTATTTTGATTGATTGGTCACTCATAAGTAATGTAAAATATAAAATAATAAAGTCTAAATGTAAAAGTCTAGTTCATAATAAAGTATCAGATTTACATTTACTATTTAAAATTTTGCGGTTTATTGTTTATTTAAGGCATTTAAAATAGTCAAAAGGTTCTAAGCAGTCTTCACATTTGAATAATGCTTTGCAAGCTGTAGAACCAAATTGACTGACTAGTTTTGTATTGGTTGAATTACAGTTGGTACATTTTACAATGCGTTTATCACCTAACAATGCTTCTTTGTCTGCATCAGGATTTAATGGTGGCGCAATTCCATATTCACGTAATGCTTTGCGTCCGCGTTCGGTAATCCAATCGGTTGTCCATGCTGGCACTAAAATTAGTTTTACGTTGGATTCATATCCGTTTTCTTTTAGTGCTTTGGCAATATCATCACCGATCACATCCATTGCGGGACAGCCAGAATACGTTGGTGTGATACTAACTTCTACAATTCCATTGATCAATGTAGCCGAACGTACCACGCCCATATCCATGATAGAAAGTACAGGAATTTCAGGATCCGATACTTTCTCTAAGATGGGAATGAGTTCCTCGTCTATATGTTGATTGGTTGCGAGCATCTATTGATTTTTCGGTTTTGGGTTTTAAGTGTTTGGTTTTTATTCTTGCTTTTTAGTTTATTTGGATTCCTGCCTTCACTTCCATAAACTCAGCAACCACGCAGGAATGACAGACGAAAGCTTCTCTACCATTTCATGTTTGGATACGCTCTTTGCATATATTGCATGTCTGCGAGTAAGTATCCCATATGTTCTGTATGAATTCCTGCTTTTCCGCCTTTTTGAAAATAGTTACTTTCCGGAACAGTAAGTGTTGCTTCTTCTAGTAATGATGTTACTTTTTCGTAATACGCATCTTTAAGTGTAGATACGTCTATAGCAATTCCTTCTTCTGCTAATACTTTTGCATCTTCAGTAACTTCAAATAATTCGTTGGTGTACGTCCAAAGTCCGTCAATAGCGGCTTGCATTTTCGCATAACTTTCTTCAGTTCCATCACCTAAACGTTTGATCCAATCGCCAGTGAAACGTACGTGATACGATACTTCTTTGATTGATTTTTTTGCAATGGCACTTAACGTCATGTCTTGACTGAATTGTAATTTCTCTAACAATAGCAAGTGAAAGACATCAAATAAATATTGTCTTGCTACTGTATATGCAAAATCACGATTTGGCTGTTCTACTAATAATACGTTTTTGTATTCACGTTCGTAACGTAGGAATGCAATGCTGTCTTCTGTAGCGCCTTCACCTTTGATATCTGCTGCGTATTGGAAATAACTACGTGTTTGTCCAAATAAATCCAAAGAGATGTTAGTACACGCAATATCGGTTTCCAAACTTGGTCCGTGACCACATAATTCTCCCAAACGCTGCCCTGCGATTAAGCAATTATCTGCTAGTTCGAGAATGTAATTGTATAGGGTTGTTTTCATATTTATTTCCCGTGAAAACGAGAATCTTTTTATTATTAAACTTCATAGTACACTTCGACTCCGCTCAGTGTACGAATTACAGATTCCCGCCTTCGCGGGAATGGCACTTTGTGTCACATATGCTTAATCTCATCCGGCAACGTATAAAACGTTGGATGACGATAGACTTTGTCTTGTGCAGGTTCAAATAATTCTCCGTTGTTTTCGGGATTGGATGCTGTGATATTTTTGGATTCCACTACCCAAATGCTTACACCTTCGCTTCTACGCGTGTATACATCTCTTGCATTTTCTAATGCCATTTCTGCATCAGCGGCGTGAAGACTTCCAAAGTGTCTGTGTTCCAATCCGTTTTTACTTCTGACGAATATTTCCCAAAGAGGCCAATTTTTTTCCATTTTTATAGTATTGAGTATTGAGATTGTAGAATTGAGATTACTATCTATACTACCTTTTCAATAGTTTTTTATACAGCTTTCGCTGAATTTTCTTTTTTAATTTGTTGCTTTTCTGCATACGCCATTGCTGCATCGCGAACCCACGTTCCTTCTTCCCATGCACCTACTCTCGCATTCATACGTTCTTTGTTGCACGGTCCGTGTCCTTTGACTACTTGCCAAAATTCATCCCAGTCAATTTCTCCAAAATCGTAATGACCTGTTTCTTCATTCCATTTTAAGTCTGGATCAGGAACTGTTAATCCTAAGATGTCTGCTTGTGGAACCGTTTGGTCGATGAATTGTTGACGTAATTCGTCATTCGTTTTACGCTTGAGTTTCCATTTCATGGATTGTGCCGTGTGAACCGATTCAGCATCTGTTGGACCTAACATCATTAATGATGGCCACCACCAACGGTTTAGTGCGTCTTGTGCCATTTGCTTTTGCACTTCTGTTCCATTGCAAAGTGTCATCATGATTTCGAACCCTTGACGTTGGTGAAAACTTTCTTCTTTACATACACGAATCATCGCTCTTGCATACGGTCCGTATGAAGTGTTACATAATGGTACTTGATTGATGATGGCGGCTCCATCTACCAACCAACCAATAGCTCCCATGTCTGCCCAAGTTACCGTTGGATAGTTGAAGATACTTGAGTATTTTGCTTTTCCAGAATGTAATTGCTCGTAGAGTTCGTTACGAGAGATGCCTAAGGTTTCGCATGCGCTGTATAAATATAATCCGTGACCAGCTTCGTCTTGCACTTTGGCTAGTAAAGCTACTTTTCTTCGCAATGAAGGCGCTCTGGTAATCCAGTTACCTTCTGGCAACATTCCAACGATTTCAGAGTGTGCATGTTGCGATATTTGTCTGATATGTGTTTTCCTATATTTTTCAGGCATCCAGTCTTTTGGTTCTATTTTTTGGTCATTTGCAATGCGCTGCTCAAAGATTTCCTCTAAGCTTCGACTACGCTCTGCTCCTAAGTTTTTTAATTGTGCTTCACTCATAGTTCTGAATTTTAATGTTGTTTTTGTAATCGTTCTGTATATACCATTGGATTACTATTCTTTTTCTTTTTTGTTACTCGCTCGCTTCGAGTGTCTCAACGAGCTTTGTTTTCGCGTTAGGGATTGAGGCGGCATCCTTTTTTCTTTGTTACGTCATTACGAGGAGTAAGCGACGAAGTAATCTGCTTCTTTTTGGCAGATTGCCACAACAAATTAAAACTTTGTCTCGCAATAACGATATCTAAAAAAGATATAGCCGAAAGCCCGACCACAAAAGTTCACTGAGGCACTCGAAGTGAACTTTTGTGGGAACGCTCAAATTATTTATCTACACGTCAAAATCGACTACGACTTTTTCTGTGGTTGGAACAGCTTGACACGAAAGTACCAATCCGCTCGCAAGTTCTTCTTCTATTAATGCATAGTTGACTTTCATTTCAACCGAACCTTCCACGACTCTACATTTACAAGTACTACAAACGCCGCCTTTACAAGCAAATGGCAAATCGGCTCCAGCGGCTAATGCGCCATCAAGAATGTTATCGTATTCGTTTTCCATGATGAAATGGAGCTCTTTTCCGCCATCAATGATCGTGACATCCGTTCCATCAACTTTTTGTTCTAATATTTCTGCAATGTGTGCGTTTGATTCTTTTTTATCTCCTGAAAAGAACAGTTCGTAATGAATGTTTTCTTTTGGCAATCCCGCAGCTTCCAATTCGTCTCTGATGAGAAAGATCATTTCTTCTGGACCACAAATAAAACAATCGGCTGTGTCCTTAATATCAATGAACATGTTGGTGAGCAGTTGAATTTTTTCTGGTGTGAAACGTCCGTTTAAAAATTCAATATCTCGTTGCTCTTTTGTTAAGAAATAGAAGACGTTGAAACGCTCTAAGTATTTGTTTTTCAGCTGTTCTATCTCTTCTTTAAAGATAATAGATTTTACCGTGCGATTCAAGTAAAAAAGCTTGAATGTACTTTCTGGCTCTAATTCTAAATGTGTTTTGATGATGGAGAGCATCGGTGTAATTCCGCTTCCTGCGGCAAAAGCAATGTAATTTTTCTTCCCTTTTGGATCAACTTCTACGAAAAACCGACCTGCTGGCGCCATTAATTCGAGTGTGTCGCCTGCTTTTAATTCTGTGTTGGCATAGGTAGAAAATTTTCCGCCTGGAATTTGCTTTACCGCTACTTTCCATTCGCTATCCACAGGACTTGAACATAAGGAATACGATCTGCGCACATCTTCATCATTGATCATTTTTCGGAGTGTTAGGTATTGTCCTTGCGTATAATGGAATTCTTCCTGAAGATTCTCAGGAATGTCGAATGTGATTACGGTACAGTCTGAAGTTTCTTTGTATACTTCCGCGACTTTAATTTCATGAAACTTTGCCATGCAATAGTTAGTTGTTTTTTACAAAACTAACAATTGTTAGTTTGACTTACAACTAATTTTTTGTTAAATAGTATCAATCAAGAGTTTATACCCGTTTCACCTTATAATTATTTAATAAAAAGAGCGCAAATTGCGCTCTTTTCTGTATTTATACCAATTATACATCATTTTATGTGTAAATTGGTATTAGTCTAGTACTCTACGTACATGTCCGGTCACATGTTTGTTGATTACAGGAATGCCCTTCGCAGGTTAAACAGGTTTGTTCTTGTATACATGAGTTACTTCCTGGCGGTGGTGGCGGTCCGCCAGCAACAATAGCATTCAGATTTGAGATACTGTATTTTTTAAATCTCAAATCACTGGTAGGTTTTTTTTTCATTACGGTAGATTTAAAAAATTTGCATTGCAAATATAAGTAAGTAAAAACTTATTAAATTATGGGTTTTCGCTATTTCTTTTAGTGTTAAAGTGTAGTTTCTTTTTACTTTGCTATTCCAGTAAGCAATACTTTACCGAGTGCATGAAGTAAATCCTCTTGGCGAATTTCTTCTTTTTTTGGAATCCACAAGTAGAGTGAGCGCAGTGTGGAAAGTATAGAAAATAAGATGATTTCTGGGTTTACTGCTTTTAGTTCTTGTTTTTCGATGCCTTGTTTTAAGATTTGTCGGAAGCTTTCTTCATAGTTTCTTCGCAGTTGTAAGTAGTAGTCAATTTTTTCTTCTAAATGCATCCAATCATTGTTCATTGTTGCCATTCTGGAAGGATTTTTCATGGTAATTTTAACATGCAACCCGATGATTTTTTCGAGTTTTTCAATGCTGCTGAGTTCTGCATTCACAATTTCTGCCATTCCTTCTGTAAAATCTTCTCCGATTTTGATAATAATTTCGGAAAGAATTTGTTGTTTGGATTGAATATGATTGTACAAACTTGCTGCTTTGATGCCCATTGCTTGGGCAATATCACGCATGGTCACTGCACTATAGCCTTTCTTTTTGAATAAGATTTCGGCTGTTTGTACGATTTCTTCTTTTCGCGTTATTGGTTTCTTCGTCATGAACTCTTTTTTTGTGTATCAAGATACATATTTTATAAATTACGTTGAATTTTTATATTTTATTGCTTTGCTATTTTATGATTTAATAGCTTTGTGAAAACTTGCCTCATGAACGAGAATATTGAAACCAACCCGCTTTTAGAGAGACTTCCTCCGCATTTACAACAGTATATGAAACCGCAAAATTATGAGGAGTATACACCTATTAATCAAGCTGTTTGGCGCTATGTGATGCGAAAGAGTGTTTCGTATTTGAGTTCAGTAGCACACGAATCCTATTTGGATGGTTTGCAGAAAACGGGAATTTCCATTGATGAAATTCCAAGCATGTATGGCATGAACCGTATTTTGAAAGAGATTGGTTGGGCAGCTGTTGCTGTTGATGGTTTTATTCCGCCAAACGCATTTATGGAGTTTCAAGCATATAAAGTGTTGGTCATTGCCAGTGATATTCGTCAGTTGGAACATATTTCATATACACCTGCTCCCGATATTATTCACGAAGCGGCTGGGCACGCACCTATTATTGCCAATCCAGATTATGCAGAATATTTACGTCGTTTTGGTGAAATTGGTGCGAAAGCTATTTTGTCTGCACATGATAATGACATGTATGAAGCGGTTCGAAAATTATCTATTTTGAAAGAAGCACCAGATACGTCAGAAACAATACTTGAAGCTGCCGAAGAACGCGTGAACGAATTGCAAGCCAAGAAAGTAGAATTGTCGGAAATGGCAATGATTCGAAATTTACATTGGTGGACGGTTGAATATGGTTTGATTGGCGATGTAGAAAATCCGAAAATCTATGGCGCAGGTTTGTTATCGTCTATCGGGGAAAGCAAATGGTGCATGTCTGATGAAGTGAAAAAGATTCCGTATTCGGTTGATGCTGCATATCAAGAGTTTGACATTACCAAACCACAACCGCAATTGTATGTAACACCCGATTTTTCATACTTGATGCAAGTGTTGGAAGAGTTTGCGGAAACCATGGCATTGCGAAAAGGTGGTTTTCGTGGGTTGCGAAAATTAATAGCCTCAAAGAAGATTGGAACAATTGAGTTGAGCACAGGTTTGCAAGTTTCTGGTGTTTTCACGGAAATGATCAAGAATGAAGATAATGAAGTCGTCTTTTTTAGAACGGAAGGTCCAA harbors:
- a CDS encoding enoyl-CoA hydratase-related protein, encoding MSDQSIKITIQNNVAYITLNRPEVFNSFNREMALRLQDTLDQCEQNDEVRAIVLTGEGKAFCAGQDLKEVTHPELNPGFKKILEEHYNPIIQRIRNIEKPIIGAINGVAAGAGANIALACDIVVAHEKVSFIQAFSKIGLIPDSAGTFFLPRLIGFQKASALMMLGDKIGAVEAERLGMLYKILPLETFKDDVTALAEKLAKMPTKALGLTKKVLNQSLSNDLESQLALESKHQIEASESEDYREGVASFVEKRLPNFKGK
- the paaD gene encoding 1,2-phenylacetyl-CoA epoxidase subunit PaaD → MLATNQHIDEELIPILEKVSDPEIPVLSIMDMGVVRSATLINGIVEVSITPTYSGCPAMDVIGDDIAKALKENGYESNVKLILVPAWTTDWITERGRKALREYGIAPPLNPDADKEALLGDKRIVKCTNCNSTNTKLVSQFGSTACKALFKCEDCLEPFDYFKCLK
- the paaC gene encoding 1,2-phenylacetyl-CoA epoxidase subunit PaaC, whose protein sequence is MKTTLYNYILELADNCLIAGQRLGELCGHGPSLETDIACTNISLDLFGQTRSYFQYAADIKGEGATEDSIAFLRYEREYKNVLLVEQPNRDFAYTVARQYLFDVFHLLLLEKLQFSQDMTLSAIAKKSIKEVSYHVRFTGDWIKRLGDGTEESYAKMQAAIDGLWTYTNELFEVTEDAKVLAEEGIAIDVSTLKDAYYEKVTSLLEEATLTVPESNYFQKGGKAGIHTEHMGYLLADMQYMQRAYPNMKW
- the paaB gene encoding 1,2-phenylacetyl-CoA epoxidase subunit PaaB, whose amino-acid sequence is MEKNWPLWEIFVRSKNGLEHRHFGSLHAADAEMALENARDVYTRRSEGVSIWVVESKNITASNPENNGELFEPAQDKVYRHPTFYTLPDEIKHM
- the paaA gene encoding 1,2-phenylacetyl-CoA epoxidase subunit PaaA gives rise to the protein MSEAQLKNLGAERSRSLEEIFEQRIANDQKIEPKDWMPEKYRKTHIRQISQHAHSEIVGMLPEGNWITRAPSLRRKVALLAKVQDEAGHGLYLYSACETLGISRNELYEQLHSGKAKYSSIFNYPTVTWADMGAIGWLVDGAAIINQVPLCNTSYGPYARAMIRVCKEESFHQRQGFEIMMTLCNGTEVQKQMAQDALNRWWWPSLMMLGPTDAESVHTAQSMKWKLKRKTNDELRQQFIDQTVPQADILGLTVPDPDLKWNEETGHYDFGEIDWDEFWQVVKGHGPCNKERMNARVGAWEEGTWVRDAAMAYAEKQQIKKENSAKAV
- the paaE gene encoding 1,2-phenylacetyl-CoA epoxidase subunit PaaE — encoded protein: MAKFHEIKVAEVYKETSDCTVITFDIPENLQEEFHYTQGQYLTLRKMINDEDVRRSYSLCSSPVDSEWKVAVKQIPGGKFSTYANTELKAGDTLELMAPAGRFFVEVDPKGKKNYIAFAAGSGITPMLSIIKTHLELEPESTFKLFYLNRTVKSIIFKEEIEQLKNKYLERFNVFYFLTKEQRDIEFLNGRFTPEKIQLLTNMFIDIKDTADCFICGPEEMIFLIRDELEAAGLPKENIHYELFFSGDKKESNAHIAEILEQKVDGTDVTIIDGGKELHFIMENEYDNILDGALAAGADLPFACKGGVCSTCKCRVVEGSVEMKVNYALIEEELASGLVLSCQAVPTTEKVVVDFDV
- a CDS encoding TetR/AcrR family transcriptional regulator, which gives rise to MTKKPITRKEEIVQTAEILFKKKGYSAVTMRDIAQAMGIKAASLYNHIQSKQQILSEIIIKIGEDFTEGMAEIVNAELSSIEKLEKIIGLHVKITMKNPSRMATMNNDWMHLEEKIDYYLQLRRNYEESFRQILKQGIEKQELKAVNPEIILFSILSTLRSLYLWIPKKEEIRQEDLLHALGKVLLTGIAK
- a CDS encoding aromatic amino acid hydroxylase, which gives rise to MNENIETNPLLERLPPHLQQYMKPQNYEEYTPINQAVWRYVMRKSVSYLSSVAHESYLDGLQKTGISIDEIPSMYGMNRILKEIGWAAVAVDGFIPPNAFMEFQAYKVLVIASDIRQLEHISYTPAPDIIHEAAGHAPIIANPDYAEYLRRFGEIGAKAILSAHDNDMYEAVRKLSILKEAPDTSETILEAAEERVNELQAKKVELSEMAMIRNLHWWTVEYGLIGDVENPKIYGAGLLSSIGESKWCMSDEVKKIPYSVDAAYQEFDITKPQPQLYVTPDFSYLMQVLEEFAETMALRKGGFRGLRKLIASKKIGTIELSTGLQVSGVFTEMIKNEDNEVVFFRTEGPTALSNREKELIGHGVTMHAHGFSSPLGKLKGINLAIEDMSPRDLKAYNFYDGERISFEYESGIKVDGLNVTGIRNIYGKLILIQFTDCTVTYGDRILFQPEYGTFDLALGKNIVSAFAGAADYRSFDMLHFKSETLTVKVPKSKDDEALEQLYAQVRDVRTGKDMTTSLKSIFKKLTKKHPKDWLLLIELYELTIDQPELQRAILLRLQTIQTERPETTQLIRDGVDLVNSNA